One genomic segment of Synergistaceae bacterium includes these proteins:
- a CDS encoding glutaminase, which produces MKTTDEIQELLDHTVTLYRSWHNDGKPASYIPELARVDSALFSLSITTMDGVTTSSGDRNAHFSLQSISKVLSLALVLEKFGEACVFSKVGMAPCSETFNSIMKLEMASPTPLNPFINSGAIVLVAMLGDEFGQSTSNILMDIAIMKEV; this is translated from the coding sequence TGCTAGATCATACCGTCACTCTATACCGGTCGTGGCACAACGATGGCAAGCCAGCGTCATACATTCCGGAGCTCGCAAGGGTTGACAGCGCGCTTTTCTCCCTGTCCATCACTACAATGGACGGTGTTACGACGTCGTCTGGGGACCGGAATGCCCATTTTTCGCTGCAATCCATCTCGAAGGTCCTTTCCCTCGCTCTCGTCCTGGAAAAATTCGGAGAGGCTTGCGTATTCTCGAAGGTCGGGATGGCGCCCTGCTCCGAGACATTCAACTCCATCATGAAATTGGAGATGGCCTCGCCTACGCCTCTCAACCCTTTCATCAATTCGGGGGCCATCGTTTTAGTCGCGATGCTTGGGGATGAGTTCGGGCAGAGTACATCGAATATCTTGATGGATATCGCAATCATGAAAGAAGTCTAA